One Sporichthyaceae bacterium DNA window includes the following coding sequences:
- a CDS encoding DNA polymerase domain-containing protein gives MATPFVELEVGSRVVRVSNPEKIYFAEPGIPKLELVEYYLAVSDGILRALRDRPTTLERWPGGVFEGAKRATRADPRGDAFYQKRVPQGAPDWVETAEITFPSGRAADEICPTEAAVIAYCANLGTITFHPWPVRRFDVDHPDELRIDLDPQPGTDFRDAVAVAACAREVLDELGWTAFPKTSGGRGVHIYVRIEPRWSFTHVRHAAIAFGRELERRMPGRVTTKWWKEERGETVFVDYNQNARDRTIASAYSVRPQAHAPVSAPMRWDELADVDPRDLTVRTMPARFAEVGDLHAAIDEIAHDLSPLLEWYDRDIADRGLDDMPYPPEYPKMAGEPKRVQPSRARKEAESPD, from the coding sequence ATGGCAACGCCGTTCGTGGAGCTCGAGGTCGGATCCCGCGTCGTACGGGTCAGCAACCCGGAGAAGATCTACTTCGCCGAGCCGGGCATCCCGAAGCTGGAGCTGGTCGAGTACTACCTCGCCGTGTCCGACGGCATCCTGCGCGCGCTGCGCGATCGCCCCACCACGCTGGAACGCTGGCCCGGCGGGGTGTTCGAGGGCGCGAAGCGCGCCACCCGGGCCGACCCGAGGGGCGACGCGTTCTACCAGAAGCGCGTGCCGCAGGGCGCGCCGGACTGGGTCGAGACCGCCGAGATCACCTTCCCCAGCGGCCGCGCCGCCGACGAGATCTGCCCGACCGAGGCCGCGGTCATCGCGTACTGCGCGAACCTGGGAACGATCACCTTCCATCCGTGGCCGGTCCGCCGGTTCGACGTCGACCACCCCGACGAGTTGCGCATCGACCTCGACCCGCAGCCGGGTACGGATTTCCGCGACGCCGTCGCGGTCGCCGCCTGCGCGCGGGAGGTGCTCGACGAACTGGGCTGGACGGCGTTCCCGAAGACCTCCGGCGGCCGCGGCGTGCACATCTACGTCCGCATCGAGCCGCGTTGGTCGTTCACGCACGTGCGCCACGCCGCCATCGCGTTCGGCCGGGAACTCGAGCGGCGCATGCCCGGGCGGGTCACCACCAAGTGGTGGAAGGAGGAGCGCGGCGAGACCGTGTTCGTCGACTACAACCAGAACGCGCGCGACCGCACCATCGCCAGCGCCTACTCGGTCCGCCCGCAGGCCCACGCCCCGGTCTCCGCGCCGATGCGGTGGGACGAACTGGCCGACGTCGACCCGCGGGATCTGACGGTCCGGACCATGCCCGCCCGCTTCGCCGAGGTCGGCGATCTGCACGCCGCCATCGACGAGATCGCGCACGACCTGAGCCCGCTGCTGGAGTGGTACGACCGCGACATCGCGGACCGCGGACTGGACGACATGCCCTACCCACCGGAGTACCCGAAGATGGCCGGCGAGCCGAAGCGCGTCCAACCGAGCCGGGCCCGCAAGGAGGCCGAGTCGCCGGATTGA
- a CDS encoding ATP-dependent DNA ligase: MDLPVMPPVLPMLAKSVPAIPTGDLLYEPKWDGFRAIVFRDGDEIEIGSRNTKPMTRYFPELVEAFRAELPPRCVLDGEIVVPDVAGVRLEFEVLQQRIHPAASRVKLLSETTPARFVAFDLLARDDVDLTQRQFAERREQLLDALAGSKPPIHITPATADPSVATDWFSRFEGAGLDGVIAKPLTGTYTPDKRTMFKIKHERTADCVVAGYRTHKSGDDLIGSLLLGLHTAEGKLASVGVIGAFPAAQRRELFELLQEYVTSFDGHPWAWAEQQAGTRTPRESEHSRWNANKDLSFTPLRPELVVEVRYDHMEGVRFRHTAQFVRWRPDRDPASCTYEQLVEPVSFDLEEVFAGRLPS; encoded by the coding sequence ATGGACCTGCCCGTGATGCCGCCCGTGCTGCCGATGCTCGCCAAGTCCGTCCCGGCGATCCCGACCGGCGATCTGCTCTACGAGCCGAAATGGGACGGCTTCCGGGCGATCGTGTTCCGGGACGGCGACGAGATCGAGATCGGCAGCCGCAACACCAAGCCGATGACCCGGTACTTCCCCGAACTGGTCGAGGCGTTCCGGGCGGAGCTACCGCCGCGGTGCGTGCTGGACGGTGAGATCGTCGTGCCGGACGTCGCCGGTGTCCGGTTGGAGTTCGAGGTCCTCCAGCAACGCATCCACCCGGCGGCCAGTCGGGTGAAGCTGCTGTCCGAGACCACCCCGGCCCGGTTCGTGGCATTCGACCTGCTGGCCCGCGACGACGTCGACCTGACGCAGCGTCAGTTCGCCGAACGGCGCGAGCAACTCCTCGACGCGCTCGCGGGCAGCAAGCCACCGATCCACATCACGCCCGCCACCGCCGACCCGAGCGTCGCGACGGACTGGTTCTCCCGGTTCGAGGGCGCGGGCCTCGACGGCGTCATCGCCAAGCCGTTGACCGGCACGTACACCCCGGACAAGCGCACGATGTTCAAGATCAAGCACGAGCGCACGGCCGACTGCGTGGTGGCCGGGTACCGCACCCACAAGTCCGGCGACGACCTGATCGGGTCGTTGCTGCTCGGCCTGCACACCGCCGAGGGGAAGCTGGCGAGCGTCGGGGTGATCGGGGCGTTCCCGGCGGCCCAGCGCCGGGAACTGTTCGAGCTGCTCCAGGAGTACGTGACCAGCTTCGACGGCCACCCCTGGGCCTGGGCCGAGCAGCAGGCGGGCACGCGCACGCCGCGGGAGTCCGAGCACAGTCGGTGGAACGCGAACAAGGACCTCTCGTTCACGCCGCTGCGCCCGGAACTGGTGGTCGAGGTCCGTTACGACCACATGGAGGGCGTCCGCTTCCGGCACACGGCGCAGTTCGTCCGGTGGCGGCCGGACCGCGACCCGGCCTCGTGCACCTACGAGCAGTTGGTCGAGCCGGTCTCGTTCGACCTGGAGGAGGTCTTCGCCGGTCGGCTGCCGAGCTGA
- a CDS encoding S8 family serine peptidase, with protein sequence MHGLRLKLGVFAVAALVPVAGMSLASVKPDHRVGAPVDYVVLYKDPHSARAARAAISAADGKVLEENRDVGTAVVRSTNLDFTKQVARGGAVLGAAHQRPIGRVPDTRAAREAVERLAPAERAAVLARLRSGALHPNANRVRSDAGSAKAEPLGSRQWDMAMMQATDTGSYATELGDPRVRVGVVDTGVDSSHPDIAPNFDAADSRNFVTDNPVTDGPCPEQSCTDPVGVDNNGHGTHVASVIGAPINGLGIAGVAPNVRLVDVRAGQSSGFFLLQPVINALTYAGDAGLNVVNLSFYVDPWLFNCPNNPKDDAAAQTEQRTTIEAIQRAVSYARDHNVTVISALGNESTDMDHVTLDPKSPDYPPGHSYPRTLDSSCLTVPAETTGVVSIGALGPSGRKAYYSNYSLKYNRFSAPGGDAFDTPDARVDPTAQILGAYPEKVARSVGDVDGNGTPTTPFVVKDCENGTCAYYQYLQGTSMAAPHASGVAALAISRFGTVVNDRLVLDPRLTEEAMLLSVDRRSCPRPAAYRYTLKQADGAKSFTQTCSEKFDTNSFYGAGMVSAGGVALLPKLLPALGPPPKTPPRPQPAATPAPTETPTPGPTETPGPTAAPDASSPPSGAPSDAPQPNAEPSTAPTLSPPQDDAPSTGQPTG encoded by the coding sequence GTGCACGGGTTGAGGCTGAAGCTCGGCGTTTTCGCGGTTGCGGCGCTGGTCCCGGTCGCGGGAATGAGCCTGGCCTCGGTGAAACCCGACCACCGCGTCGGTGCCCCGGTCGACTACGTCGTGCTCTACAAGGATCCGCACTCGGCCCGCGCGGCCCGCGCCGCGATCTCGGCGGCCGACGGCAAGGTCCTCGAGGAGAACCGTGACGTCGGGACGGCCGTGGTGCGCAGCACCAACCTCGATTTCACGAAGCAGGTGGCGCGCGGCGGAGCGGTCCTCGGGGCCGCGCACCAGCGGCCGATCGGGCGGGTACCCGACACTCGAGCGGCTCGGGAGGCCGTCGAGCGACTGGCCCCGGCGGAGCGGGCCGCGGTGCTGGCGCGGCTGCGCAGCGGCGCCTTGCACCCGAACGCGAACCGGGTCCGCTCCGACGCCGGATCCGCCAAGGCCGAGCCGCTGGGGTCCCGCCAGTGGGACATGGCGATGATGCAGGCCACCGACACCGGCTCCTACGCAACCGAACTCGGCGACCCGCGGGTTCGGGTCGGCGTGGTCGACACCGGCGTGGACTCGTCCCATCCGGACATCGCCCCGAACTTCGACGCCGCCGACTCGCGCAACTTCGTCACCGACAACCCGGTCACCGACGGCCCGTGCCCGGAGCAGTCCTGCACGGACCCGGTCGGCGTCGACAACAACGGGCACGGCACCCACGTCGCCTCGGTGATCGGCGCCCCGATCAACGGGCTCGGCATCGCCGGCGTGGCGCCGAACGTCCGGCTCGTCGACGTACGGGCCGGGCAGAGCTCCGGGTTCTTCCTGCTGCAGCCGGTGATCAACGCGCTGACCTACGCCGGCGACGCCGGGCTGAACGTCGTCAACCTGAGCTTCTACGTGGACCCGTGGCTGTTCAACTGCCCGAACAACCCCAAGGACGACGCCGCCGCCCAGACCGAGCAGCGCACGACGATCGAGGCGATCCAGCGGGCGGTGAGCTACGCCCGCGACCACAACGTCACCGTGATCAGCGCGTTGGGCAACGAGAGCACCGACATGGACCACGTGACCCTCGACCCGAAGAGTCCGGACTACCCGCCGGGTCACTCCTACCCGCGGACGCTGGACTCCTCGTGCCTGACCGTGCCCGCCGAGACCACCGGCGTGGTCTCCATCGGCGCGTTGGGCCCGAGCGGTCGCAAGGCGTACTACTCGAACTACAGCCTCAAGTACAACCGGTTCTCGGCCCCCGGCGGCGACGCGTTCGACACCCCGGACGCCCGGGTCGACCCCACCGCGCAGATCCTCGGCGCGTACCCGGAGAAGGTGGCCCGCTCGGTCGGCGACGTCGATGGCAACGGCACCCCGACGACCCCGTTCGTCGTCAAGGACTGCGAGAACGGCACCTGCGCCTACTACCAGTACCTCCAGGGCACCTCGATGGCCGCACCGCACGCGAGTGGGGTCGCCGCGTTGGCGATCAGCCGGTTCGGCACGGTCGTGAACGACCGGCTCGTGCTCGACCCGCGGTTGACCGAGGAGGCGATGCTGCTCTCGGTGGACCGTCGGTCCTGTCCGCGGCCGGCCGCTTACCGCTACACGCTCAAGCAGGCCGACGGCGCCAAGTCGTTCACCCAGACCTGCTCGGAGAAGTTCGACACCAACAGCTTCTACGGCGCCGGCATGGTCAGCGCCGGGGGCGTCGCGTTGCTGCCGAAGCTCCTGCCGGCGTTGGGCCCGCCACCGAAGACGCCGCCGCGCCCGCAGCCGGCGGCCACGCCGGCCCCGACCGAGACGCCGACACCGGGTCCGACCGAGACCCCGGGCCCCACCGCGGCCCCGGACGCCTCGAGCCCGCCGTCGGGTGCCCCGAGCGACGCACCGCAACCGAACGCCGAGCCCTCGACGGCGCCGACGCTGAGCCCGCCGCAGGACGACGCTCCCTCGACCGGGCAGCCCACCGGCTGA